One region of Oryzias latipes chromosome 6, ASM223467v1 genomic DNA includes:
- the LOC101170161 gene encoding monocyte chemotactic protein 1B, translated as MAAARFCLPVLVLMLAVLALTHGMRGAGPKKCCFRFNETPMEKENVVAYMKTSQRCSRPAVLLKTAAGRQLCVRPSAPWVKEVISYLDTMEQSSSM; from the exons ATGGCTGCTGCTCGTTTCTGTCTGCCTGTGCTGGTCCTCATGCTGGCCGTTCTGGCTCTGACCCACG GTATGCGGGGTGCCGGCCCAAAGAAATGCTGCTTCCGCTTCAATGAGACCCCCatggaaaaggaaaatgtggtGGCTTACATGAAGACCAGCCAGCGTTGCTCCAGGCCTGCTGTCCT GCTGAAGACAGCGGCCGGCCGTCAGCTGTGCGTCAGACCCTCAGCCCCCTGGGTAAAAGAGGTCATCAGCTACCTGGATACTATGGAACAGTCCTCCAGTATGTAA